A window from Ignavibacteriota bacterium encodes these proteins:
- a CDS encoding family 16 glycosylhydrolase, with product MKKKYNILTKILVETILLFFVFTSQISSTHFEEKTLTKILLNKNWLFHPDEKNIGNLEKWFEINFDDQNWDTLDAGNRWENQGYPNLDGFAWYRKKVYIPFEWKSENVWIKFSGINDEYKLYINGEEVNSVGEAKISFASKPFFSNITKFAKFGEENLLTIQVNDWGNSGGLWQEPILITIDKSEVDNLFKPISQIPFIPESEGYKLFWEDEFNGNSLDSTKWFVRGVGSRAVGFVSKKAVNINNGNLELYAVKNGDSILIGAVGTQNLFMTKYGYFECRAQLQKSKGIWAAFWIQSPGIASGEDPAKFGTEIDIFEYFKKNGDNIISHNLHWAYGPNQQTIGGLQSIVDGIDKGFHTFALEWTPGKYSFFIDGLKYYDVTKAISHTDEYIILSMELPQKIEELSESVFPDIFIIDYVKVYKK from the coding sequence GTGAAAAAAAAATATAACATTTTAACGAAAATTTTAGTAGAAACAATATTATTGTTTTTTGTTTTCACTTCACAAATTTCATCAACTCACTTTGAAGAAAAAACTCTTACCAAAATCTTATTAAATAAGAATTGGCTTTTTCATCCGGATGAAAAAAATATTGGAAATTTAGAAAAATGGTTTGAAATTAATTTTGATGATCAAAATTGGGATACTCTTGATGCCGGCAATCGATGGGAAAATCAAGGTTATCCTAATTTAGACGGTTTTGCTTGGTATAGAAAAAAAGTTTACATTCCATTTGAATGGAAATCTGAAAATGTTTGGATAAAATTTAGCGGAATAAATGATGAATATAAATTATATATAAATGGTGAGGAAGTTAATTCAGTTGGAGAAGCCAAAATAAGTTTTGCAAGTAAACCATTTTTTTCAAATATCACTAAATTTGCAAAATTTGGTGAAGAAAATTTACTGACAATTCAGGTAAACGATTGGGGCAATAGCGGTGGTTTGTGGCAAGAACCAATATTGATTACAATAGATAAAAGTGAAGTTGATAATTTATTCAAACCAATTTCGCAAATTCCTTTTATTCCAGAAAGTGAAGGATACAAATTATTTTGGGAGGATGAATTTAATGGAAATTCACTCGACTCGACAAAGTGGTTTGTTAGAGGTGTTGGATCTAGAGCAGTCGGATTTGTGTCAAAAAAAGCTGTAAATATTAATAACGGTAATTTGGAATTATATGCTGTAAAAAATGGTGACTCAATTTTAATTGGTGCGGTGGGAACACAAAATTTATTTATGACTAAATATGGTTACTTTGAATGTAGAGCACAATTGCAAAAATCAAAAGGGATCTGGGCTGCATTCTGGATTCAATCACCGGGAATTGCATCTGGTGAAGACCCAGCTAAGTTTGGAACTGAAATTGACATCTTTGAATATTTCAAGAAAAACGGTGATAATATTATTTCACATAATCTTCATTGGGCTTATGGACCAAACCAGCAAACAATTGGTGGTTTGCAAAGCATTGTTGATGGAATAGATAAAGGATTTCACACTTTTGCTCTGGAATGGACACCTGGAAAGTATTCATTTTTTATTGATGGATTAAAATATTATGATGTTACGAAAGCCATATCACATACTGATGAATATATAATTTTAAGCATGGAACTACCGCAGAAAATTGAAGAATTATCTGAATCTGTTTTTCCGGATATTTTCATAATTGATTATGTGAAAGTTTATAAGAAATAA
- a CDS encoding glycoside hydrolase family 3 C-terminal domain-containing protein, producing the protein MNLKRKLSFRNIIFFSIFFILNYQQIYCQNNSLDEKAKEIISKLKVEEKIGLIVGDGRFLPSAEIPIEKVNDVYIANRNSKIVIPRLKLKSTALTDGPSGINKSAPPEGVDNYTFTTAFPTSTCLAATWNTELVQKIGEALGNELLEYDYDLILMPALNLHRNPNCGRNFEYYSEDPLLSGKISAAIVNGIQSKGVSATLKHFLANNQESNRRKYNAVISQRALREIYLKGFEIAVKESKPKSIMTSYNRLNGFYTAENPELLKEIVRNEWKFDGLFMTDFDGYYGDAVAKVRAGNNLLMSGNKDEINELTNAIQNKSISESLLDESLIYNIKLKLDSPSMKGYKPSFKPNLNEHAKLAREAASEGIVLLKNNNVLPLKSNLTIALFGKISYYLIETGTGSGGINSNKYAISVCKGLQSNGFKILPELENLYTEYIEQIKKENLVPDYFNNPKMRADNGITNDQAPPHFKKRLVAFSRDKKLSLEEINRYESTTDVAIITLGRSGGENYENGYLPITEIELELVKNVSEIFHVKNKKVIVVLNVGGVWETESWQNYVDAILLMWQPGQEGGNALADIISGKINPSGKLPDSFPIKYEDVPSAKSFPGEPKDEPVNSFYDEGIYVGYRYYNTFNIPTSYEFGFGLSYTNFEFSDLAISNKKFNGKIEVSVKIKNIGKVAGKEVVQLYLSAPQTEIEKPIYELKRFVKTKLLVPGESQQLNFSLDTKSLSSFWSGISSWVADKGEYKIYIGSSSKELKLSETFQLDKDILVEKVHDVLYPNFLLKEFSQRKK; encoded by the coding sequence ATGAATCTAAAAAGAAAATTAAGTTTTCGAAATATTATTTTCTTTTCAATATTTTTTATATTGAATTACCAACAAATTTATTGTCAAAATAATTCACTTGATGAAAAAGCAAAAGAAATAATTTCAAAATTAAAAGTTGAAGAAAAAATTGGATTGATTGTTGGTGATGGAAGGTTTTTACCTTCGGCAGAAATCCCAATCGAAAAAGTAAATGATGTATATATTGCAAATAGAAATTCAAAAATTGTTATACCGCGCTTAAAATTAAAATCAACTGCACTAACAGACGGACCAAGCGGAATTAACAAATCTGCACCACCCGAAGGAGTTGATAATTATACTTTTACAACTGCATTTCCTACATCTACATGTTTAGCTGCAACTTGGAATACTGAACTTGTGCAAAAAATAGGTGAAGCTCTTGGAAATGAATTGCTTGAATATGATTATGACTTAATTTTAATGCCAGCTTTAAATTTGCATCGTAATCCTAATTGCGGCCGTAATTTTGAATATTATTCAGAGGATCCATTACTTTCCGGAAAAATATCTGCCGCAATAGTTAATGGAATTCAATCTAAAGGCGTTAGCGCAACATTAAAACATTTTCTTGCAAACAATCAAGAATCAAACCGAAGAAAATATAATGCTGTTATTAGTCAAAGAGCACTTAGAGAAATTTATCTAAAAGGATTTGAAATTGCAGTTAAAGAAAGTAAGCCAAAATCTATAATGACTTCTTACAATAGATTAAATGGATTTTATACTGCTGAAAATCCGGAGTTGTTGAAAGAGATTGTAAGAAATGAATGGAAATTTGATGGATTATTTATGACAGATTTCGATGGATATTATGGTGACGCAGTTGCAAAAGTTCGTGCTGGAAATAATTTATTAATGAGCGGAAATAAAGATGAAATAAATGAGCTGACAAATGCTATCCAAAATAAAAGTATAAGTGAATCATTATTAGATGAAAGTTTAATTTACAATATTAAATTAAAACTTGATTCGCCAAGCATGAAAGGTTATAAACCTTCGTTCAAACCAAATTTAAATGAGCATGCCAAATTAGCAAGAGAAGCTGCAAGTGAAGGAATTGTTCTTCTAAAAAATAATAATGTTCTTCCTTTAAAAAGTAACTTGACCATTGCACTTTTTGGAAAAATTTCGTATTACCTAATTGAAACCGGTACAGGAAGCGGTGGAATAAACAGTAACAAATATGCAATTTCAGTTTGTAAAGGATTGCAATCAAACGGATTCAAAATATTACCTGAACTCGAAAATTTATATACAGAATATATAGAACAAATAAAAAAGGAAAATCTTGTTCCAGATTATTTTAACAATCCGAAGATGCGAGCAGATAATGGGATTACAAATGATCAAGCTCCACCACATTTTAAGAAAAGATTAGTTGCATTCAGCAGAGATAAAAAATTATCATTAGAAGAAATTAATCGATATGAATCAACTACTGATGTTGCAATTATAACGTTAGGAAGAAGCGGAGGAGAAAATTATGAAAATGGATATTTACCAATTACGGAAATTGAATTAGAATTAGTAAAAAATGTCAGTGAAATTTTTCATGTAAAAAATAAAAAAGTAATTGTGGTGTTAAATGTCGGAGGAGTATGGGAAACAGAAAGCTGGCAAAATTATGTTGATGCAATTTTACTAATGTGGCAACCAGGACAAGAAGGCGGAAATGCTTTAGCGGATATTATTTCCGGTAAAATAAACCCCTCTGGCAAACTGCCGGATTCTTTCCCGATTAAATATGAAGATGTACCATCTGCTAAATCTTTTCCCGGCGAACCGAAGGATGAACCAGTAAATTCTTTTTATGATGAAGGAATTTATGTGGGATACAGATATTATAATACATTTAATATTCCTACTTCATATGAATTCGGTTTTGGTTTGTCATATACAAATTTTGAGTTTTCAGATTTGGCAATAAGTAATAAGAAATTTAATGGTAAAATTGAAGTCTCAGTTAAAATTAAAAATATTGGGAAAGTTGCAGGAAAGGAGGTAGTTCAATTATATTTATCTGCACCACAAACGGAAATTGAAAAACCTATTTATGAATTAAAAAGATTTGTAAAAACAAAATTATTAGTTCCAGGTGAAAGTCAACAATTAAATTTTTCATTGGATACAAAATCTCTTTCATCATTTTGGAGCGGAATAAGTTCTTGGGTTGCTGATAAAGGTGAATACAAAATTTACATTGGTTCCTCATCAAAGGAATTAAAACTTTCTGAAACATTTCAATTAGATAAAGATATTTTAGTTGAAAAAGTTCACGATGTACTTTATCCAAATTTTCTTTTGAAAGAATTTAGCCAAAGGAAAAAATGA
- a CDS encoding bifunctional YncE family protein/alkaline phosphatase family protein, producing MKRVFVICLAFVALSCSQSQKIKILQPPGFDKYCQIVENGESVLPSGRTVTPFGKVSRITNDPFGLTLSPDGSIALAVHDNVLTFIEINSDRIIRLPDYEGKHANPFEGKGSYMGAAILKNNSYAYLSGGDSGDLIYFNLKNLKSEKRISLNGTFNKIKYEDSFVGDIKLSGDNSKLFVLDQFNFRFVIVDLKTEKVILSLKVGRFPLGLEISKDEKFAYVANTGIYDYPLVPELDKKNIEEKGLDFPPYGVPSKEAEHGVTIDGKYIPGLGSPHVPEAVSVWTIDLSTNEIIAKEKTGYRMGEMVEGIEVEGGSSPNSIAAGKEKVFITNATNDNISILNPKTGKIIRIIKLNISKKIDSFRGLIPFGIKLSNDEKKLYVALSGLNAVAVVDAISEKVLGYIPTSWFPTKLEISPDDKSLYVVTARGYGSGPNGGKDFVVPVQGTYVGDIMLGSFEKINLSDVDLSKSTDQVINNTFREIEISDDEKNPLPPLSGLRKSPIKHIVYITKENRTFDEIYGELENAKGDVTIAKYGLNATVSNNDKTITYDKVNIMPNHQKVAREFAVSDNFYCDSDASVHGHRWMVGTYPNEWVELNSSMKISQNLFSSAPGRKFVSGASGAVYPEDYNEAGGMWEHLARHGINFFNFGLGFEFTGAEEEQWHKYSGVKMGVIFPLPLPLYNRTSRKYATYNTSIPDQFRIDMFEEELEDKWLSGKEEFPSLITMMIPNDHMSGERPHDGYPYRQSYLADNDLALGRVLQKLSHTKWWKEMLIIVTEDDAQAGVDHVDAHRSLLMMISPWVKRNYVSKSHANFGAILKTIYLILDMPPLNQFDATATLLQDFFTDKPNFTPYKVEMVDKRIFDPQKALDPYDVKFRWESLNESPEIDNEDDFKEGHLNNK from the coding sequence ATGAAAAGAGTATTTGTTATTTGTCTTGCTTTTGTTGCTTTATCATGTTCACAATCACAAAAAATAAAAATATTACAACCACCAGGTTTTGATAAATATTGTCAAATAGTTGAAAATGGTGAATCAGTTTTACCAAGTGGAAGAACAGTAACACCATTTGGTAAAGTATCAAGAATAACTAATGATCCATTCGGTTTAACACTTTCGCCGGATGGTTCAATTGCTTTAGCTGTTCATGATAATGTACTAACATTCATAGAAATTAATTCTGATAGAATTATTAGACTTCCAGATTATGAAGGTAAACATGCCAATCCATTTGAAGGAAAAGGTTCGTATATGGGCGCGGCAATTTTGAAGAATAATTCTTATGCATATTTAAGCGGAGGTGATAGCGGTGACTTGATTTATTTTAATCTAAAAAACCTAAAAAGTGAAAAACGAATTTCATTAAATGGAACTTTTAATAAAATTAAGTATGAGGATAGTTTTGTTGGCGATATAAAACTTTCTGGGGATAATTCAAAACTATTTGTCCTTGATCAATTTAATTTCCGATTTGTAATTGTTGATTTAAAAACTGAAAAAGTTATTCTAAGTTTAAAAGTGGGCAGATTCCCATTGGGATTAGAAATATCAAAAGATGAGAAATTTGCATATGTAGCAAATACCGGAATTTATGATTATCCGTTAGTTCCAGAATTAGATAAAAAAAATATTGAAGAAAAAGGTTTGGACTTTCCTCCTTATGGTGTTCCTTCAAAAGAAGCAGAACATGGTGTTACAATTGATGGTAAATATATTCCCGGTTTGGGAAGTCCACATGTTCCAGAAGCTGTTTCTGTTTGGACAATTGATTTATCGACAAATGAAATAATTGCAAAAGAAAAAACCGGTTATAGAATGGGTGAAATGGTTGAAGGTATTGAAGTTGAAGGCGGTTCAAGCCCAAACTCAATTGCTGCCGGAAAAGAAAAAGTTTTTATAACAAATGCAACGAATGATAACATATCAATTTTAAATCCGAAAACTGGAAAAATTATTAGGATAATAAAATTAAATATTTCAAAAAAGATTGATTCTTTTAGAGGACTCATTCCCTTTGGAATTAAATTAAGTAACGATGAAAAAAAACTTTACGTTGCTTTAAGTGGATTAAATGCAGTTGCAGTTGTTGATGCAATTAGTGAAAAAGTTCTGGGTTACATTCCAACAAGTTGGTTCCCAACAAAACTTGAAATATCCCCTGATGATAAATCTTTGTATGTTGTTACTGCAAGAGGCTATGGCTCTGGTCCAAATGGTGGAAAAGATTTTGTTGTTCCAGTTCAAGGTACGTATGTCGGTGATATAATGTTAGGTTCGTTTGAGAAAATAAATTTAAGTGATGTTGATTTATCAAAATCAACTGATCAAGTAATTAATAATACATTTAGAGAAATTGAAATATCCGATGATGAGAAAAACCCTTTACCGCCATTATCGGGATTAAGAAAAAGTCCGATAAAACATATTGTATATATCACAAAGGAAAATAGAACATTTGATGAAATTTATGGAGAATTAGAAAACGCAAAAGGTGATGTAACTATTGCTAAATATGGTCTTAATGCAACTGTAAGCAATAATGATAAAACTATAACATATGATAAAGTTAACATTATGCCCAATCATCAAAAAGTGGCAAGAGAGTTTGCCGTTAGTGATAATTTTTATTGTGATTCTGATGCTTCAGTTCACGGACATAGATGGATGGTTGGAACTTATCCAAATGAATGGGTAGAATTAAATAGTTCTATGAAAATTTCTCAAAATTTATTTAGTTCCGCACCAGGCAGAAAATTTGTATCGGGTGCTTCCGGAGCTGTATACCCAGAAGATTACAACGAAGCCGGAGGAATGTGGGAACATTTAGCAAGACACGGTATAAACTTTTTTAATTTTGGCTTGGGATTTGAATTTACTGGAGCTGAAGAAGAGCAATGGCATAAATATTCCGGGGTTAAAATGGGAGTAATTTTCCCACTTCCTTTACCTTTGTATAATAGAACTTCAAGAAAATATGCAACATATAATACAAGTATACCGGATCAATTTAGAATTGATATGTTTGAGGAAGAATTAGAAGATAAATGGCTTTCCGGCAAAGAAGAATTTCCTTCATTAATTACTATGATGATTCCAAATGATCATATGTCTGGAGAACGACCACACGATGGTTATCCATATCGTCAATCATATTTAGCTGATAATGATTTAGCATTGGGAAGAGTTTTACAAAAATTAAGTCATACAAAATGGTGGAAAGAAATGTTAATAATTGTTACAGAAGATGATGCTCAAGCCGGTGTTGATCATGTTGATGCACATAGATCTCTATTAATGATGATCAGCCCATGGGTAAAAAGAAATTATGTTTCGAAATCACATGCAAATTTTGGAGCAATTTTAAAAACTATATATTTAATTTTAGATATGCCTCCTCTTAATCAGTTTGATGCAACAGCAACATTACTTCAAGATTTCTTTACTGATAAACCAAATTTTACACCTTACAAAGTTGAAATGGTTGATAAAAGAATTTTTGATCCGCAAAAAGCTCTTGATCCATATGATGTTAAATTTAGATGGGAATCGTTAAATGAGTCACCGGAAATAGATAATGAAGATGATTTTAAGGAAGGTCACTTAAACAATAAATAA
- a CDS encoding exo-alpha-sialidase codes for MKFLILLVITFSLNILLVAQNKIIEKNIFPFQEKHVHSSSIVELPNGDLLSCWFQGSGERWANDVVINGARLKKGEMNWSKPFLMADTPNHPDCNPMLFLNPENELFLFWIVVQANKWETSILKFKSTKKYSGNVAPEWEWQDIILFTPDDNFAKTIEDQFNSNEGSEMVYAEYAPKYETMIIEAAKDNKKRTIGWMTRTHPTILNNGRILMPIYSDGFNLAMIAISDDNCKTWTNSLPIVGRGNSQPSIVQKNDGSLVAFMRNDGDYPGSIMQSFSNDNGVSWSYSQKTEIPNPGSSLEALKLKSGNWLLIFNDTVEGRHQLAAALSDDEGKTWYWKRYIEKSEKGKGSFAYPSVIQTNDEKIHLTYSYHLSEMQRTIKHVSFDENWVKE; via the coding sequence ATGAAATTTTTAATTCTTCTTGTAATTACTTTTTCATTAAATATCCTTTTAGTAGCACAAAATAAAATTATTGAAAAAAATATTTTTCCTTTTCAAGAAAAACATGTTCATTCGAGTTCAATTGTAGAATTACCCAATGGCGATTTGCTTTCTTGCTGGTTTCAAGGTAGTGGCGAAAGATGGGCAAATGATGTTGTAATTAATGGAGCAAGATTAAAAAAAGGCGAAATGAATTGGAGCAAACCTTTTTTAATGGCTGATACACCAAATCATCCGGATTGCAATCCGATGTTGTTTTTAAATCCCGAAAATGAATTATTTTTGTTTTGGATTGTTGTGCAAGCAAATAAATGGGAAACTTCAATTCTAAAATTTAAATCAACAAAAAAATATTCTGGGAATGTTGCTCCCGAATGGGAATGGCAAGATATTATTTTATTTACACCGGATGATAATTTCGCGAAAACAATTGAAGATCAATTTAATTCAAATGAAGGATCCGAAATGGTTTATGCAGAATATGCTCCCAAATATGAAACTATGATTATTGAAGCTGCTAAAGATAATAAGAAAAGAACAATTGGCTGGATGACAAGAACTCACCCAACAATTTTAAATAATGGAAGAATTTTAATGCCAATATATTCTGATGGATTTAATTTAGCAATGATTGCAATCTCTGATGATAATTGCAAAACTTGGACAAACAGTTTGCCAATTGTTGGACGAGGAAATAGTCAGCCAAGTATTGTACAAAAAAATGATGGTTCACTTGTAGCATTTATGAGAAATGACGGAGATTATCCGGGAAGCATTATGCAAAGTTTTTCAAATGATAATGGAGTAAGTTGGAGTTATTCTCAAAAAACTGAAATTCCAAATCCAGGCTCAAGTTTGGAAGCTCTAAAATTAAAAAGCGGAAACTGGTTATTAATTTTCAATGACACAGTTGAAGGAAGACATCAGCTTGCTGCAGCACTTTCTGATGATGAAGGTAAAACTTGGTACTGGAAAAGGTATATTGAAAAATCAGAAAAGGGAAAAGGTTCTTTTGCTTACCCATCAGTAATTCAAACAAATGATGAAAAAATTCATTTAACTTATTCTTATCACTTATCTGAAATGCAAAGAACAATTAAACATGTTTCATTTGATGAAAATTGGGTAAAAGAGTAA
- a CDS encoding galactose mutarotase, translated as MNIEKKLWGFSKKSEKIYLFTLTNDNGIKINISNYGGIIQSLITPNKFGKFEDIVLGYDNLEDYLKRTPYFGAICGRYSNRISKSSFIIDGTKYNLSTNEGENHLHGGFTGFDKVVWKYEENSSNENTSVNLFYLSKDGEEGYPGNLETKVIYSLNKDNELIIEYSATTDKSTHVCLTNHTYFNLSGDFQNTILDHKVWINADKYIPIDNLAIPFGTIKSVSETPFDFMNSTKIGERINSKDDQLKNGFGYDHCMVFKNFDGSLKHQANLYEQNSGRLVEMFTTEPAVQLYSGNHLEETFIGKNEVKYLKRTGVCLETEHFPNSPNQPNFPSTLLKPGEIYSSKTIYKFSTIK; from the coding sequence ATGAATATCGAAAAAAAACTTTGGGGTTTCTCAAAAAAATCTGAAAAAATATATTTATTCACATTAACAAATGATAATGGAATTAAAATTAATATTTCAAACTATGGAGGAATAATTCAGTCATTAATTACTCCAAATAAATTTGGAAAGTTTGAAGATATTGTTTTGGGTTATGATAATTTGGAAGACTATCTAAAACGAACTCCATACTTTGGTGCAATTTGCGGAAGATACAGCAATCGTATAAGTAAATCTAGTTTTATTATTGATGGAACAAAATATAATTTATCTACAAATGAAGGTGAGAACCATTTGCATGGCGGATTTACTGGCTTTGATAAAGTTGTTTGGAAGTATGAAGAAAATTCTTCAAATGAAAATACTTCAGTAAATTTATTTTATTTGAGTAAAGATGGAGAAGAAGGTTATCCAGGAAATTTGGAAACAAAAGTTATTTATTCCTTAAATAAGGATAATGAACTAATTATTGAATATTCTGCGACAACTGATAAATCAACTCATGTTTGCTTAACGAATCATACTTATTTTAATTTATCCGGCGATTTTCAAAATACAATTTTAGATCATAAAGTTTGGATAAATGCTGATAAATATATTCCGATTGATAATTTAGCAATTCCGTTTGGAACAATAAAATCAGTATCTGAAACTCCATTTGATTTTATGAATTCTACAAAAATTGGTGAAAGAATAAATTCTAAAGATGATCAATTGAAAAATGGATTTGGCTATGATCATTGTATGGTATTTAAAAATTTTGATGGAAGTTTAAAACATCAAGCAAATCTTTATGAACAAAATAGCGGAAGATTAGTTGAAATGTTTACAACAGAACCAGCTGTTCAATTATACTCCGGAAATCATTTAGAAGAAACTTTTATTGGGAAGAATGAAGTTAAGTATTTAAAGAGAACCGGAGTTTGTTTGGAAACTGAGCATTTCCCAAATTCACCAAATCAACCGAATTTTCCTTCAACATTACTTAAACCGGGAGAAATTTATTCTTCAAAAACTATATATAAATTTTCAACAATAAAATAA